In a single window of the Dryobates pubescens isolate bDryPub1 chromosome Z, bDryPub1.pri, whole genome shotgun sequence genome:
- the SELENOP gene encoding selenoprotein P isoform X1 has product MWAGLGLVLALCLLPGGGAEIQNCEKPPEWHIGEENPMLSSRGSVTVVALLQASUYLCLLQASRLEDLRVKLENEGLVNISYVVVNHQGAYSQRKFHLLKESVSEYITVYQQDDQQPDVWTTLNGNKDDFLIYDRCGRLVYHLGLPYSFLSFPYVEESIKIAYCENKCGNCSYTEPDIDGVCENITKIADEKLEDIELNPAGHHPHHHNLHRHRHHHHHRNGSHHSKNENHQAPSETKRHHPHRHHRVFGRDRHHHAGSHEQTDTVPLGESTGITQDKKLUKKGKTSCKNQLTUNWETASDAASSSUCCHCRHLLFEELGNSVTUQCRGALPNSCRUHGQLSAEDITESUQURLLADAUQASAGRGSEGSDTUQUQEKARNUAUKTH; this is encoded by the exons ATGTGGGCGGGGCTGGGGCTAGTTCTGGCTCTCTGTCTCCTTCcaggaggaggggcagagaTCCAGAACTGTGAGAAGCCCCCAGAATGGCATATTGGGGAGGAGAACCCAATGCTGAGCTCTAGAGGCTCAGTGACAGTGGTGGCTCTCCTCCAAGCTAGCTGATActtgtgcctgctgcaggcttccag ATTGGAGGACCTGCGAGTGAAGTTAGAGAATGAAGGACTGGTCAATATCTCGTATGTCGTTGTTAACCATCAGGGAGCTTATTCACAAAGAAAATTTCACCTACTGAAAGAAAGTGTTTCAGAATATATTACTGTCTACCAGCAAGATGACCAGCAGCCTGATGTCTGGACTACCTTAAATGGAAACAAGGATGACTTTCTCATCTATGACAG ATGCGGCCGTCTAGTGTATCACCTGGGTCTGCCCTATTCCTTCCTGTCTTTCCCATATGTAGAAGAATCCATTAAGATTGCATACTGTGAAAACAAGTGTGGAAACTGCTCTTACACG GAACCTGATATTGATGGTGTATGTGAAAACATCACTAAAATAGCTGATGAAAAGCTAGAAGACATAGAACTCAACCCAGCTGGTCACCATCCGCATCACCACAACTTGCACAGACAtaggcaccaccaccaccaccgcaATGGCAGTCATCATTCCAAAAACGAGAACCATCAGGCTCCTTCTGAAACTAAAAGACATCATCCTCACAGGCATCATAGGGTTTTTGGCCGTGACAGACACCATCATGCAGGTAGTCATGAACAGACAGACACTGTTCCTCTAGGAGAAAGTACAGGAATTACACAAGATAAAAAGCTatgaaaaaaggggaaaactaGCTGTAAAAATCAGTTAACTTGAAATTGGGAGACAGCATCAGATGCAGCTTCTAGCAGCTGATGCTGTCATTGTCGACACCTTCTGTTTGAAGAGCTAGGAAATTCTGTCACTTGACAGTGTCGTGGAGCACTTCCAAATTCTTGCAGGTGACATGGCCAGCTGTCAGCTGAGGACATCACTGAATCTTGACAGTGACGTCTGCTTGCTGATGCTTGACAGGCATCAGCAGGAAGAGGAAGTGAAGGTAGTGACACCtgacagtgacaggaaaaggcaaGAAACTGAGCCTGAAAAACACACTAA
- the SELENOP gene encoding selenoprotein P isoform X2, producing the protein MWAGLGLVLALCLLPGGGAEIQNCEKPPEWHIGEENPMLSSRGSVTVVALLQASUYLCLLQASRLEDLRVKLENEGLVNISYVVVNHQGAYSQRKFHLLKESVSEYITVYQQDDQQPDVWTTLNGNKDDFLIYDRCGRLVYHLGLPYSFLSFPYVEESIKIAYCENKCGNCSYTEPDIDGVCENITKIADEKLEDIELNPAGHHPHHHNLHRHRHHHHHRNGSHHSKNENHQAPSETKRHHPHRHHRVFGRDRHHHAGSHEQTDTVPLGESTGITQDKKLUKKGKTSCKNQLTUNWETASDAASSSUCCHCRHLLFEELGNSVTUQCRGALPNSCRUHGQLSAEDITESUQURLLADAUQASAGRGSEGSDTUQUQEKARN; encoded by the exons ATGTGGGCGGGGCTGGGGCTAGTTCTGGCTCTCTGTCTCCTTCcaggaggaggggcagagaTCCAGAACTGTGAGAAGCCCCCAGAATGGCATATTGGGGAGGAGAACCCAATGCTGAGCTCTAGAGGCTCAGTGACAGTGGTGGCTCTCCTCCAAGCTAGCTGATActtgtgcctgctgcaggcttccag ATTGGAGGACCTGCGAGTGAAGTTAGAGAATGAAGGACTGGTCAATATCTCGTATGTCGTTGTTAACCATCAGGGAGCTTATTCACAAAGAAAATTTCACCTACTGAAAGAAAGTGTTTCAGAATATATTACTGTCTACCAGCAAGATGACCAGCAGCCTGATGTCTGGACTACCTTAAATGGAAACAAGGATGACTTTCTCATCTATGACAG ATGCGGCCGTCTAGTGTATCACCTGGGTCTGCCCTATTCCTTCCTGTCTTTCCCATATGTAGAAGAATCCATTAAGATTGCATACTGTGAAAACAAGTGTGGAAACTGCTCTTACACG GAACCTGATATTGATGGTGTATGTGAAAACATCACTAAAATAGCTGATGAAAAGCTAGAAGACATAGAACTCAACCCAGCTGGTCACCATCCGCATCACCACAACTTGCACAGACAtaggcaccaccaccaccaccgcaATGGCAGTCATCATTCCAAAAACGAGAACCATCAGGCTCCTTCTGAAACTAAAAGACATCATCCTCACAGGCATCATAGGGTTTTTGGCCGTGACAGACACCATCATGCAGGTAGTCATGAACAGACAGACACTGTTCCTCTAGGAGAAAGTACAGGAATTACACAAGATAAAAAGCTatgaaaaaaggggaaaactaGCTGTAAAAATCAGTTAACTTGAAATTGGGAGACAGCATCAGATGCAGCTTCTAGCAGCTGATGCTGTCATTGTCGACACCTTCTGTTTGAAGAGCTAGGAAATTCTGTCACTTGACAGTGTCGTGGAGCACTTCCAAATTCTTGCAGGTGACATGGCCAGCTGTCAGCTGAGGACATCACTGAATCTTGACAGTGACGTCTGCTTGCTGATGCTTGACAGGCATCAGCAGGAAGAGGAAGTGAAGGTAGTGACACCtgacagtgacaggaaaaggcaaGAAACTGA